The following coding sequences lie in one Portunus trituberculatus isolate SZX2019 chromosome 26, ASM1759143v1, whole genome shotgun sequence genomic window:
- the LOC123509186 gene encoding vegetative cell wall protein gp1-like, translating to MTLVAPRRGGAAHVKRLSLPEIASREAGLDAARAHAHARTRSRSVYCETPPRPAPDTVPIPLVALPLPQPQCVTPPVTLPRHAPPGQQDVLFAGQDTGPSGQDHHTSSSVEAPSHPAPTPQGDTPGQQDAPPTPPPGQDVAAWVSRAPAGNVIHPADITPRHHTPPPSPPLSPHPTPSHTQTPTPIPSPVPTAPAPATAPSLPPGHPDPPPSAPSPKAPSPSPGASVPQEEDTQAPPASSRSHARGRCSPAKHSCHTSRPRPHRPCHRSRRRPRLR from the coding sequence atgaCGCTGGTGGCGCCCCGCCGCGGGGGCGCCGCCCACGTGAAGCGCCTGTCGCTGCCTGAGATAGCGAGCCGCGAGGCGGGCCTGGACGCTGCCCGCGCCCACGCACACGCCCGCACCAGGAGCCGAAGTGTGTACTGTGAGaccccgccacgccccgccccgGACACTGTCCCCATCCCGCTGGTGGCCCTGCCTTTGCCACAGCCCCAGTGTGTGACGCCCCCCGTGACACTGCCCCGCCACGCCCCTCCAGGCCAGCAGGATGTGCTGTTCGCGGGGCAAGACACAGGCCCCTCGGGGCAGGACCACCACACATCTAGCTCCGTGGAGGCCCCGTCTCACCCCGCCCCCACGCCCCAAGGCGACACCCCGGGGCAGCAGGACGCCCCGCCCACCCCTCCGCCAGGCCAGGATGTGGCGGCTTGGGTGAGCCGCGCCCCCGCGGGGAACGTGATCCACCCGGCTGACATTACACCCCGCCACCACACCCCGCCCCCCtctccacccctctcccctcacccaacACCCTCCCACACTCAAACCCCAACCCCGATCCCCAGCCCCGTCCCCACGGCTCCTGCCCCGGCCACggccccttcccttccaccaggACACCCAGACCCGCCGCCGTCCGCCCCTTCCCCCAAGGCCCCGTCCCCGTCACCCGGAGCCTCGGTCCCACAAGAGGAGGACACCCAGGCGCCACCAGCCTCTTCCAGGAGCCACGCCCGGGGCCGCTGCTCCCCCGCGAAGCACTCCTGCCACACTTCCCGCCCCCGCCCCCACCGCCCATGTCACAggagccgccgccgcccccgccTGAGGTGA